A genomic window from Lycium barbarum isolate Lr01 chromosome 4, ASM1917538v2, whole genome shotgun sequence includes:
- the LOC132637663 gene encoding probable polygalacturonase At3g15720, with translation MGSIVLPGGKLFLLSPILFQGPCNSPIVKLQVSGNITAHTNSTKWVGCENNSWLYFSSVSGLIISGTGHINGQGASWWNIANPLHKVVKGTCDRPTAIRFNFCNDLQLNGVNLVDSPRNHISITFSKRVTISHITISAPEDSPNTDGIDISTSHQVHILDSTIQTGDDCIAINLGCSNINITGISCGPGHGISVGSLGVNGTFATVENINVAHCTLQGTQNGVRIKTWQGGMGFARFINFENINLTDVRNPIIIDQFYCNGAHDCGIKPNAVQVSHVTYMDVFGTTPSKIAINLNCSDNSTACTNLLFHQINITSALPQKQTLAACHNAHGQVGNSSLPPITCLKP, from the exons ATGGGCAgcattgt CCTACCAGGTGGAAAGTTATTCTTATTGAGCCCTATATTATTTCAAGGCCCTTGCAACTCTCCCATTGTTAAACTGCAG GTTTCAGGGAATATAACGGCACACACAAATTCAACCAAATGGGTAGGGTGTGAAAATAATAGTTGGCTTTATTTCAGTAGCGTATCTGGTCTCATCATCAGCGGCACTGGACACATTAATGGCCAAGGTGCTTCCTGGTGGAACATCGCAAATCCTCTTCATAAGGTT GTCAAGGGGACTTGCGACAGGCCAACG GCGATACGCTTTAATTTTTGTAATGATCTTCAATTGAATGGAGTGAACCTGGTTGATAGTCCAAGAAATCATATTAGCATCACATTTAGCAAAAGGGTAACTATCTCCCATATCACTATAAGTGCACCTGAAGATAGTCCCAACACTGATGGTATTGACATCTCTACTTCTCATCAAGTTCACATTTTGGATTCCACCATTCAAACAG GTGATGATTGTATTGCGATCAATTTGGGATGTTCTAATATCAATATTACTGGTATTTCATGTGGACCAGGACATGGTATAAG TGTAGGAAGCCTAGGAGTTAATGGGACTTTTGCTACTGTGGAGAATATCAATGTAGCACATTGCACCCTCCAAGGAACCCAAAATGGTGTAAGAATCAAAACATGGCAG GGTGGTATGGGGTTTGCTAGATTTATAAATTTTGAAAATATCAATCTCACAGACGTTAGAAATCCCATCATTATAGACCAATTCTATTGCAACGGCGCTCATGATTGTGGAATTAAG CCAAATGCAGTCCAAGTGAGTCATGTGACATACATGGATGTTTTTGGGACAACACCAAGCAAGATAGCAATAAATCTAAATTGCAGCGACAACAGCACAGCTTGCACCAACTTATTGTTTCATCAAATTAACATAACCTCAGCTTTGCCTCAAAAACAAACTCTTGCAGCTTGTCATAATGCTCATGGACAAGTTGGCAATTCAAGTTTACCCCCAATAACATGCTTGAAACCATAA